Proteins found in one Plasmodium sp. gorilla clade G2 genome assembly, chromosome: 14 genomic segment:
- a CDS encoding syntaxin, Qa-SNARE family — protein sequence MEDILNEIISLSEKKRKEEQLKGMEEKEKKHENDHIVDIKKIREEKSEYDFNIRKENKDTIKDIITKKKKKSSDSIKDDNTSIYCDASTICTIDDDINIEKANIFSKIIHDKKMNEDNYSNISSINNNNYDDDILYFNDLEKNIDENTPLKVNGYNNNLNSYLLHVNDINTNISSIYKNIDKINVIKKKIDLNIYDNEKLYNKVNVIITNSEDIVKYIKLKINELNNENNEFEKNSNMVSEIKLRINIFIDVVNKYKSCINKYKNICNQYYEYVNKNIIKHYKLIHPNLNDHTIHKLLKQNNNNVEDFLNINKNSFYEKNIFCTSVEQIEIEKLKKKYNELKNLENNILSLNELYIELAYVIKKRKNLINNIENNVFQVKEYTQDALNNIVDAKKYNAMIKKRILYFSIFLLIVAFIILFPVFFNYTIF from the coding sequence ATGGAGGACATTTTAAACgaaataatatcattaagtgaaaaaaaaaggaaagaagAACAACTGAAAGGTATGGaagagaaagaaaaaaagcaTGAGAATGATCATATtgtagatataaaaaaaataagagaaGAAAAATCGGAATACGATTTTAAcataagaaaagaaaataaagatacaataaaagatattattacaaaaaagaagaagaaatcAAGTGATAGTATAAAAGATGATAATACAAGTATTTATTGTGATGCTTCAACTATATGTACAattgatgatgatataaatattgagaaagcaaatatatttagtaaaataatacatgataagaaaatgaatgaagataattatagtaatattagtagtataaataataataattatgatgatgatatattatattttaatgattTAGAAAAGAATATTGATGAAAATACACCTTTAAAAGTAAatggatataataataatttaaattcttatttattacatgtaaatgatattaatacaaatatttcaagtatatacaaaaatattgataaaattaatgttattaaaaaaaaaatcgatttaaatatttatgataacgagaaattatataataaagttaATGTTATTATAACCAATTCAGAAGATAtcgtaaaatatattaaattaaaaattaatgaactcaataatgaaaataatgaattcgaaaaaaatagtaatatgGTCAGCGAAATTAAATTaagaattaatatttttattgatgttgtaaataaatataaaagctgtattaataaatataaaaatatttgtaatCAATATTACgaatatgttaataaaaatattataaaacattataaattaatacatCCTAACTTAAATGATCATACCatacataaattattaaaacaaaataataataatgtagaagactttttaaatattaataaaaattctttttatgaaaaaaatattttctgtaCAAGTGTAGAACAAATAGAAATTGaaaaacttaaaaaaaaatataacgaactaaaaaatttagaaaataatatattatcattaaatgaattatatatagaactAGCATATgtcattaaaaaaagaaaaaatctaattaataatattgaaaataatgtTTTCCAAGTTAAAGAATATACACAAGATGCtcttaataatattgttgacgcaaaaaaatataatgctatgattaaaaaaagaatattatattttagtaTCTTCTTATTAATTGTtgcatttattattttattcccCGTATTTTTCAACTAcacaatattttaa
- a CDS encoding voltage-dependent anion-selective channel protein, putative, whose translation MDFPKLLNKPSLDLLKNDFPLSSKFELEHSSISKHPFLKSGFTFSNNTYSIYTNFKNNIYNTKNEIKFDNSGISLLDIKYEPGFIKNLNLCGKYTKTNGKEDDTFEVYSEYTTDNMNIFSSVNVRNFAFKYIHVSSHPKFRNFKFGGLLEGNMDINNLQYSFGGSYTKQHKDNLYIFSLRSIPSNKHFYGSLALNLFFQNKSINDNAISVEVVQNIMEKKANINVASIWYLDNKNTFVKTKISNDTKVALSLTHKYNEFVTITLGSQVDISKMSLPDNTKFGMKLYLKS comes from the exons atggaTTTTCCGAAATTATTGAATAAGCCTTCATTAG ATTTATTAAAGAATGATTTTCCTCTCTCCAGTAAATTTGAGCTCGAACACAGCAGTATTTCAAAACATCCa TTTTTAAAGAGTGGTTTTACCTTTTCGAATAACacatatagtatatataccaatttcaaaaataatatttacaataccaaaaatgaaataaaatttgATAACTCTGGAATAAGCTTGctagatataaaatatgaa CCTGGTTTTATAAAGAACCTAAATCTTTGTGGAAAATATACCAAAACTAATGGAAAAGAAGATGACACTTTTGAAGTTTATAGTGAATATACTACAgataatatgaacatattTTCATCTGTAAATGTTAGAAATTTtgcttttaaatatattcatgtcAGTTCACATCCAAAATTTAGAAATTTTAAATTCGGAG GTTTACTTGAAGGAAATatggatataaataatttgcaGTATTCATTTGGTGGTTCATATACGAAGCAACACAAAGataatttatacatattttccCTAAGATc AATCCCAAGTAATAAGCACTTTTATGGATCCTTAGctcttaatttattttttcaaaacaAGAGTATAAACGACAATGCAATAAGTGTAGAAGTTGTTCAAAAtataatggaaaaaaaagCAAATATAAATGTTGCTTCAATATGGTAtcttgataataaaaatacatttgtAAAAACCAAAATAAGCAACGATACTAAAGTTGCCTTATCCTTAACACacaaatataatgaatttgTGACAATAACCCTAGGTTCCCag GTTGATATATCTAAAATGTCCTTGCCAGACAACACAAAATTTGGAATGAAACTTTATTTAAAatcataa